In Verrucomicrobiota bacterium, a single genomic region encodes these proteins:
- a CDS encoding MotA/TolQ/ExbB proton channel family protein → MLLILAQSNESGLLTYFFQSNAAGKLIILALGVFSAVAWTVMIGKAMELNQLFKLNGRFEATLNNAPSLLELASKKAFSESIPFAALVKTATQCYFRAVEIEADQGNAVSHAENALQRAVANQSMNYERKMVLLASIVTGAPFMGLLGTVWGVMDAFGAIGLGNSASIASLAPGVSGALLTTVAGLLVAIPSVFGYNFLLSLTKKRVIELENFASTIADRIELEDTASRRF, encoded by the coding sequence ATGCTTTTAATCCTCGCTCAATCCAATGAATCTGGGCTGCTCACCTATTTCTTCCAGTCCAACGCGGCTGGCAAGCTGATCATTCTGGCGCTCGGAGTCTTTAGCGCTGTGGCGTGGACCGTCATGATTGGTAAAGCTATGGAGCTGAACCAGCTGTTTAAACTTAATGGACGATTTGAAGCAACCCTGAACAACGCTCCTTCGTTGTTAGAGTTAGCCAGCAAAAAGGCTTTTAGTGAATCGATTCCCTTTGCGGCCCTGGTTAAAACGGCCACTCAGTGTTACTTTCGAGCCGTTGAAATAGAGGCCGATCAAGGTAACGCCGTTTCTCATGCCGAAAATGCTTTGCAACGGGCGGTGGCCAACCAGAGCATGAACTACGAGCGCAAGATGGTCCTCCTTGCTTCCATCGTGACCGGTGCTCCGTTTATGGGGCTCTTGGGAACCGTGTGGGGAGTGATGGATGCTTTTGGTGCGATCGGCCTGGGAAATAGCGCGAGTATCGCGAGCTTGGCACCAGGTGTTTCCGGTGCCTTGCTAACAACCGTTGCAGGGCTGCTGGTTGCTATACCTTCCGTGTTCGGGTACAATTTCCTACTTTCCCTCACCAAGAAACGGGTCATCGAGCTTGAGAATTTTGCCAGCACCATTGCTGACCGAATAGAACTCGAGGATACTGCTTCCCGTCGATTCTAA
- a CDS encoding biopolymer transporter ExbD has protein sequence MARSFHKSGRMTALSEINVTPMIDMAFALLIIFMITTPLLEQTIQVNLPIESATRTPAAPETRFQIISIDKEGTYFWTQEQVTFVELESRIKLMAQQNDPPVIHLRGDMDLQYQKIIDVMDLLKQNNLSRISLDTRVK, from the coding sequence ATGGCCAGGAGTTTTCATAAGAGCGGACGAATGACTGCCTTGTCGGAGATCAACGTGACTCCCATGATCGACATGGCATTTGCGCTTTTAATTATTTTCATGATAACCACCCCGTTGCTGGAGCAAACCATTCAGGTGAATTTGCCGATTGAATCAGCTACCCGTACACCGGCGGCTCCGGAAACTCGATTTCAAATAATCTCGATCGACAAGGAGGGAACTTACTTCTGGACCCAGGAGCAGGTGACCTTTGTTGAACTAGAGAGTCGGATTAAACTCATGGCTCAGCAAAATGACCCACCCGTTATTCATTTACGCGGTGATATGGATCTGCAGTATCAAAAAATAATAGATGTGATGGATTTGTTGAAACAAAACAATCTTTCACGAATCAGCTTAGATACTCGAGTGAAGTGA
- a CDS encoding TonB family protein, which yields MTVDPTTKKAALFSGILHLTTLLILVLGVVFSSLFAKKEDPYVFEMVDLPESVQTFQPESVEPIPDIQIELPEFPPIEIPEPEPEPVREETPPPEPQPEVQRPVVQRPVVQPPPVPVEKPKPVEEKPKLEIINKAEFDKKYPRPDPVKVTPKPPVRQPRKIDTSKIEENLRESLMSLPNLTLTSQTTIADTDAMKQWRSLLARRLDQLWKQSKTEGTSGKSVRVSFIVSAGGAISSVKIVESSGLPDLDSVGLNTVRQISSFQPPPTGKAETITVTLKVE from the coding sequence ATGACTGTCGACCCAACCACCAAGAAAGCCGCCTTGTTTTCAGGAATACTACACCTGACGACTCTGCTTATATTGGTGCTCGGGGTAGTTTTTAGCAGCCTCTTTGCCAAGAAGGAAGATCCATACGTGTTTGAAATGGTGGACCTTCCTGAATCCGTTCAGACCTTTCAACCAGAGTCGGTGGAACCGATACCTGATATACAGATCGAGTTGCCCGAATTTCCTCCCATTGAGATTCCTGAACCAGAGCCTGAGCCAGTTCGGGAAGAAACACCCCCGCCGGAACCTCAACCTGAAGTTCAGCGACCGGTTGTTCAGCGACCAGTTGTTCAGCCACCCCCGGTCCCAGTTGAAAAACCAAAACCGGTAGAAGAAAAACCCAAGTTGGAAATTATAAATAAAGCGGAATTTGATAAAAAATACCCACGACCAGATCCCGTGAAAGTTACTCCAAAACCACCGGTCCGACAGCCTCGTAAAATTGATACTTCCAAGATCGAAGAAAACTTACGTGAATCTCTAATGAGTTTGCCCAATTTGACGCTTACATCTCAGACCACTATTGCCGATACGGATGCGATGAAACAGTGGCGGTCCTTATTGGCCCGTCGCCTGGACCAATTGTGGAAACAATCCAAGACGGAAGGTACATCAGGCAAAAGCGTCCGAGTTTCATTTATTGTTTCTGCCGGTGGCGCTATTTCCTCTGTTAAGATAGTTGAAAGCTCCGGGCTGCCTGATCTTGACTCCGTAGGTTTGAACACCGTTCGCCAAATAAGTAGTTTCCAACCACCGCCAACAGGAAAAGCAGAGACAATTACCGTCACTCTTAAGGTGGAGTAG
- a CDS encoding transposase gives MRTENPRQTKGALQLDLFEPLDYGYDYKCVITNKKCSVKKVVRFLEGRGQQENVFAELKSQGALAYVPCRRQAANQCYMLCAILAHNLSRELQMRTWDRMRGTTEKRSPLWIFEKIQTLRNAFICKAGRFTQPAGKPTLTLNANPMFEQYMKNCLAA, from the coding sequence GTGCGCACTGAAAACCCCAGGCAAACCAAAGGAGCTCTTCAACTGGACCTGTTCGAACCCCTGGATTATGGATACGATTATAAGTGTGTCATTACAAACAAGAAATGTTCCGTGAAGAAGGTGGTTCGCTTTCTCGAAGGACGCGGCCAACAGGAAAATGTATTTGCCGAATTGAAAAGCCAGGGAGCGCTTGCCTATGTTCCGTGCCGCCGTCAGGCAGCCAATCAATGTTACATGCTTTGCGCAATCCTGGCGCACAATCTCAGTCGCGAGTTGCAAATGAGAACCTGGGACAGGATGCGTGGCACCACCGAAAAACGTTCGCCGCTGTGGATATTTGAAAAAATCCAGACACTGCGCAATGCCTTTATCTGCAAAGCAGGTCGTTTCACTCAACCCGCCGGAAAGCCCACTCTTACCCTCAATGCCAATCCGATGTTTGAGCAATATATGAAGAACTGCCTCGCTGCTTGA
- a CDS encoding ATP-binding protein, whose protein sequence is MIIDRKAYIKTIRDRLQDYPVVALPGPRQAGKTTLAQLLAQSISNEEIHHFDLESPSDIARLANPELVLSKLKGLIILDEIQRMPELFPLLRVLADRPKSPARFLVLGSASPDLIKGASESLAGRVSFIDVSGFSLSELGTEHLSKSWWRGGFPRAYLARSNQAVRQWHEDFFRTFLERDIPQLGIHVPASTLRRFWTMVAHYHGQILKVSELARSLGSSEPTARRYLDILSGTYVVRQLPPWFENLKKRQVKSPKVYIRDSGILHALLGIPDPTALESHPKLGASWEGFGIEQVLAVTGDREAYFWATHAGAELDLLIFHKGKRLGIEFKYSEQPSTTKSMQSSLTDLGLEHLYIVHPGQHSFELTEQISAVTLPDLLDTL, encoded by the coding sequence ATGATAATCGATCGAAAGGCATATATTAAGACAATTCGGGATCGGTTGCAGGATTATCCGGTCGTTGCACTGCCTGGGCCCCGTCAGGCTGGGAAAACTACATTGGCTCAACTTCTGGCCCAATCGATATCCAATGAGGAGATCCACCATTTTGACCTGGAATCTCCATCTGACATCGCCCGCTTGGCTAATCCCGAACTGGTATTGTCCAAGTTGAAAGGGCTCATAATTCTCGATGAGATCCAACGCATGCCTGAGCTGTTTCCACTCCTGCGTGTGTTGGCGGATCGCCCAAAATCTCCCGCACGTTTTCTTGTACTTGGAAGCGCTTCACCCGATCTAATTAAGGGGGCCAGTGAAAGCCTTGCGGGTCGAGTTTCCTTTATTGACGTTTCAGGATTTTCATTGAGCGAACTGGGAACAGAACACCTTTCCAAAAGCTGGTGGCGAGGAGGTTTTCCCAGAGCTTATTTGGCTCGAAGCAATCAGGCCGTGCGACAATGGCATGAAGACTTTTTTCGAACGTTTCTGGAAAGAGATATTCCACAGTTGGGCATCCATGTTCCCGCTTCCACCCTGCGACGCTTCTGGACGATGGTGGCACACTATCATGGCCAGATACTAAAGGTCTCAGAGTTGGCCCGCTCACTTGGAAGCTCCGAACCCACCGCCCGTCGCTACCTCGACATTCTTTCCGGAACTTACGTCGTCCGTCAACTTCCACCCTGGTTTGAAAATCTGAAGAAGCGTCAGGTTAAATCACCAAAAGTCTACATCCGCGATTCAGGTATACTCCATGCCCTGCTCGGAATTCCCGACCCGACCGCCCTGGAGTCCCACCCAAAACTGGGTGCTTCCTGGGAGGGATTTGGAATCGAACAGGTACTGGCTGTTACCGGTGACCGGGAGGCCTATTTCTGGGCAACCCATGCCGGGGCGGAACTGGACCTGCTCATCTTTCATAAAGGGAAACGTTTAGGAATTGAGTTCAAATATTCGGAACAACCCAGTACCACCAAATCCATGCAAAGCTCCTTAACTGACCTGGGGTTGGAGCACCTCTACATCGTCCATCCGGGCCAGCATAGTTTCGAACTAACAGAACAAATTTCCGCCGTTACGCTTCCAGATCTACTGGATACATTGTAA
- a CDS encoding DEAD/DEAH box helicase, whose protein sequence is MSDFKTLGINKYLVQGLDELGIKQPTEVQEKAIPFLMKEGTDFVCRAQTGTGKTAAFGLPLLERINHKSDKVQGLILVPTRELAQQVAKHLFKYTKYTYKIFTEAVYGGDKIEVQVKALDRTTHIIVATPGRLIDLLNLKAVDLSTVKRVVLDEADEMLTMGFREHLTKIINLTTDRESIWLFSATIPEDIQKLVKIYMKHDAKHLLLESKDIMESAITHQFLRCKIEDKPARIAKFLERRGTERGLIFCRSKAGAITLGAILNEKGFKTGVLQGNLSQKEREKIMRAFIKERIQYVVATDVAARGIDIEGLSFVIHHQLPETSEYYIHRSGRTARAGRTGTSFALIAGRDAQQMHLIEKELKIRFQQVA, encoded by the coding sequence ATGAGCGATTTTAAAACACTCGGAATAAACAAATACCTGGTTCAAGGCCTGGATGAACTAGGTATCAAGCAACCCACCGAAGTCCAGGAAAAGGCCATACCATTCCTCATGAAGGAAGGGACGGATTTCGTATGCCGTGCTCAGACAGGCACAGGAAAAACTGCGGCATTCGGCCTACCACTTCTCGAGCGCATCAATCACAAATCCGACAAGGTTCAAGGATTGATCCTGGTCCCAACACGTGAATTGGCGCAACAAGTAGCAAAGCATTTATTCAAATACACAAAGTATACCTACAAGATTTTTACCGAAGCTGTCTATGGTGGGGATAAGATTGAGGTTCAGGTCAAAGCCCTCGATCGCACAACACACATCATCGTGGCAACTCCCGGCCGCTTGATCGACCTGTTGAATCTGAAAGCAGTGGATCTCTCCACAGTTAAGCGCGTTGTTCTGGACGAGGCCGACGAAATGTTGACCATGGGCTTCCGGGAGCACCTAACCAAAATCATCAACCTGACCACCGATCGCGAAAGCATCTGGCTGTTTTCAGCGACGATTCCCGAGGATATTCAAAAGCTGGTCAAGATCTACATGAAACACGATGCCAAGCATCTGCTTCTTGAGAGTAAGGACATCATGGAGAGTGCGATCACCCATCAGTTCCTTCGATGCAAAATTGAAGACAAGCCAGCCCGCATAGCCAAATTTCTCGAGAGACGAGGCACAGAAAGAGGACTTATCTTTTGCCGCTCAAAAGCAGGAGCAATTACCCTGGGAGCCATTCTCAATGAGAAAGGGTTCAAGACCGGCGTTCTCCAAGGCAACCTGTCTCAGAAAGAGAGAGAAAAAATAATGCGCGCCTTTATCAAAGAGAGAATTCAATACGTCGTCGCCACCGATGTTGCCGCACGGGGTATCGATATCGAAGGACTATCATTTGTCATCCACCACCAACTACCTGAGACTTCGGAGTATTATATCCACCGGAGTGGAAGAACCGCACGTGCCGGCAGAACCGGCACCTCGTTCGCACTGATAGCTGGCCGGGACGCTCAACAAATGCATCTTATTGAAAAAGAACTAAAAATTCGCTTTCAACAAGTCGCTTAA